The following coding sequences lie in one Verrucomicrobiia bacterium genomic window:
- a CDS encoding carboxymuconolactone decarboxylase family protein codes for MYNQENLTKIKQMNDLAPEVMKAFWTFDKLAVAEGAIPVKYKELIAVAVAVTTQCPYCIGIHTANARKAGATEAELAEAAIVAAALRAGGAITHATHALS; via the coding sequence ATGTATAACCAAGAGAACCTGACGAAGATCAAGCAGATGAACGACCTCGCGCCCGAAGTGATGAAGGCGTTCTGGACGTTCGACAAGCTGGCCGTGGCGGAAGGCGCGATACCGGTGAAATACAAGGAACTCATTGCCGTCGCGGTGGCCGTGACAACGCAATGCCCCTATTGCATCGGCATCCACACCGCGAACGCGCGCAAGGCCGGAGCCACGGAGGCGGAACTGGCCGAAGCCGCCATCGTGGCGGCGGCGCTGCGGGCAGGCGGCGCGATCACGCATGCCACTCATGCGCTGAGTTGA
- a CDS encoding glycoside hydrolase family 76 protein — protein sequence MPRNPNSFLLVLVLCLLGPVLGARAYTAKDADAMAVAYNNAFYSLSGTNGWFKDTQTGGVAYFWGQAEMIECAIDAYEWTSNATYKGMITNLLNGFLKNNGSSWSWNIYNDDIMWAVLAFARGGRDTGNLNYCNIARANFDMCYARAWDNTLGGGLYWTTGNWTKNACVNGPGSIAASLLYQIYGDPAYLSKATDAYNWERAVLFNTNSGAISDAIGTNGVINTWASTYNQGTFIGAAHFLGRTNDAALAANYTMMKMTTGGILPEYGIAGNNSGFNAIFLRWLVRFMRDRNLQGTYGPWLQRNAEAAWNLRRPTDNLSWCQWLHPSPAGTNFYAWDCISSFEIMLAAEPTQDAALQALPANFIGAWPLDATTGTVAADLSANHNDGAVAGAAWTSAGLIGGCLTFNGVNSSVQVSNPAAADFSIALWVKTTQTAGTGQWYNGRGLVDGDAPFSSNDFGTALVGGKFAFGVGNPDTTLLSATAINNGNWHHCVATRQRDTGTIKVYVDGVLQATGSANKNVLNASGQLLFGAIASGGGYFNGSLDDIRIFPRVLDASEVAALYVCGIQPPSTAPANLRAVAGNGQVELTWSAAAGATSYNVKRSLIDGSPYIVVTNLAATTCTDAGLINNRTYYYVVSPVNSLGEGPDSDQASATPVARAAWFQASDLAALADGASVGIWPDASGHGFDALQPVTVNQPTFAATAVNGMPAVRFNATNNSYLWFYRPVQDDFTMIFVYQSSQGIGTGTAFWNGAGLVNGEVSGSVGDFGTALNANGQILAGVGNPDTTIHSATGLSNGQPHVITFKRTRSNGVIVLYVDSTPAGSASGGTQSLTAPNCLVLGAQGVLNNFLTGDLAEVQIYNAALSDADRLGQERALKCKYGIAGGAAPLPPGGLAGTAGNRQIALNWQASPGAEGCNLWRSTDYGASYQLIAAGLTTSSYVDHEAAGGQMNYYRLTASNDCGTGVNSAPLGVFLPLPSLSLTASAGALNLTWPDWASDWELYSTTNLTPPVQWNPVTSTVTSNNGRFSVSLPVDSQTRFFRLAAPQEPW from the coding sequence ATGCCGCGCAATCCCAATTCATTTTTGCTGGTGCTGGTTTTGTGTCTGCTCGGTCCGGTGCTGGGGGCGCGCGCCTACACGGCCAAGGACGCCGACGCAATGGCCGTGGCCTACAACAACGCCTTCTACAGCCTCAGCGGGACGAACGGCTGGTTCAAAGACACGCAAACGGGCGGGGTGGCGTATTTCTGGGGCCAGGCTGAAATGATCGAATGCGCCATCGACGCGTATGAATGGACGTCGAATGCGACCTACAAGGGAATGATCACCAACCTGCTGAACGGCTTTCTCAAGAACAACGGCTCTTCGTGGTCCTGGAACATTTACAACGACGACATCATGTGGGCGGTGCTCGCCTTTGCGCGCGGCGGGCGGGACACGGGCAACCTGAATTATTGCAACATTGCCAGGGCGAACTTCGACATGTGCTATGCCCGGGCCTGGGACAACACGCTGGGCGGCGGATTGTATTGGACCACGGGGAACTGGACGAAGAACGCCTGCGTCAACGGCCCCGGGTCCATCGCGGCGTCGCTGCTGTATCAGATTTACGGCGACCCGGCTTATTTGAGCAAGGCCACGGACGCCTACAACTGGGAGCGCGCGGTATTGTTCAACACCAACTCCGGCGCCATTTCCGACGCCATTGGCACGAACGGCGTGATCAACACCTGGGCCAGCACCTACAACCAGGGCACGTTCATCGGCGCGGCCCATTTTCTCGGCCGCACCAACGACGCCGCGCTCGCGGCGAATTACACGATGATGAAAATGACCACCGGCGGCATCCTTCCGGAATATGGCATCGCCGGCAACAACTCGGGATTCAACGCCATCTTCCTCCGCTGGCTGGTGCGCTTCATGCGCGACCGCAATTTGCAGGGCACCTACGGCCCGTGGCTTCAGCGCAATGCCGAGGCGGCCTGGAATTTGCGACGACCCACCGACAACTTGTCCTGGTGCCAGTGGCTGCACCCCAGTCCGGCCGGAACCAACTTCTACGCGTGGGACTGCATCTCCTCGTTCGAAATCATGCTTGCGGCGGAGCCGACGCAGGACGCGGCCCTGCAGGCGCTGCCGGCGAATTTTATCGGCGCCTGGCCGTTGGACGCCACCACCGGCACGGTGGCCGCCGACCTTTCCGCCAATCACAATGATGGCGCCGTGGCCGGCGCAGCCTGGACCAGCGCCGGCCTCATCGGCGGCTGCCTGACCTTCAACGGCGTGAACAGTTCCGTGCAGGTCAGCAATCCCGCGGCCGCTGATTTCAGCATCGCGCTTTGGGTCAAGACGACGCAAACCGCCGGAACGGGCCAGTGGTATAACGGCCGCGGCCTGGTGGATGGTGACGCGCCGTTCAGCAGCAACGATTTTGGGACGGCGCTGGTTGGCGGCAAGTTCGCCTTTGGCGTCGGCAACCCCGACACCACTCTGCTTTCCGCCACCGCCATCAATAACGGCAACTGGCACCATTGCGTCGCGACGCGGCAACGCGACACCGGCACCATCAAGGTTTATGTGGACGGCGTCCTGCAAGCCACGGGCAGCGCCAACAAGAACGTTCTGAACGCCTCGGGCCAGCTCCTGTTCGGCGCGATTGCCTCGGGCGGCGGGTATTTCAACGGCAGCCTGGACGACATCAGAATTTTCCCGCGGGTGCTGGATGCCAGCGAGGTTGCGGCGCTGTATGTCTGCGGCATTCAACCACCCTCCACCGCGCCCGCCAATTTGCGCGCCGTGGCGGGAAACGGGCAGGTGGAGTTGACCTGGTCGGCCGCCGCCGGCGCGACCAGTTACAACGTGAAACGTTCACTGATTGACGGCAGTCCTTACATCGTGGTCACCAATCTTGCGGCCACGACCTGCACGGATGCGGGCCTCATCAACAATCGCACGTATTACTATGTGGTTTCGCCCGTGAATTCGCTGGGCGAGGGACCGGACTCCGACCAGGCAAGCGCCACGCCGGTCGCACGGGCGGCGTGGTTCCAAGCCAGCGACCTTGCGGCCCTCGCCGATGGGGCGTCGGTTGGCATTTGGCCCGACGCCAGCGGGCATGGCTTCGACGCCCTGCAGCCCGTAACCGTCAATCAACCGACTTTCGCCGCGACTGCGGTGAATGGAATGCCCGCCGTGCGTTTCAACGCCACCAACAACTCTTACCTCTGGTTTTATCGGCCCGTGCAGGACGACTTCACCATGATCTTTGTTTACCAAAGCAGTCAGGGCATTGGCACAGGCACGGCGTTTTGGAACGGTGCGGGACTGGTCAACGGGGAAGTTTCCGGTTCGGTGGGTGACTTCGGCACGGCACTGAATGCCAATGGACAAATCCTGGCCGGCGTTGGCAACCCGGACACGACGATTCATTCCGCCACGGGCCTGAGCAACGGACAGCCGCACGTCATCACCTTCAAACGCACCCGCAGCAACGGGGTGATCGTTCTTTACGTGGACAGCACTCCGGCGGGTTCCGCGTCGGGCGGAACGCAATCATTGACCGCCCCAAACTGTCTCGTGCTGGGCGCGCAGGGTGTGTTGAATAATTTTCTGACCGGCGATCTGGCCGAAGTGCAGATATACAACGCGGCACTTTCCGACGCGGACCGGCTGGGACAGGAACGCGCGCTGAAATGCAAATATGGCATCGCCGGCGGCGCGGCTCCCCTGCCCCCCGGCGGCCTGGCCGGCACCGCAGGCAATCGCCAAATCGCCCTGAACTGGCAGGCCTCGCCGGGGGCGGAAGGCTGCAACCTTTGGCGCTCCACGGACTACGGGGCGTCCTACCAACTGATTGCCGCCGGCCTCACCACGAGCAGTTACGTGGACCACGAGGCGGCCGGAGGTCAGATGAATTATTATCGCCTCACCGCCAGCAACGATTGCGGCACCGGCGTCAACTCGGCGCCGCTGGGGGTGTTTCTGCCATTGCCCTCACTGAGTCTGACGGCGAGCGCCGGCGCACTGAATCTCACCTGGCCGGATTGGGCCAGTGACTGGGAATTGTATTCCACGACCAATTTGACCCCGCCCGTTCAGTGGAATCCGGTGACCAGCACCGTCACCAGCAACAACGGCCGGTTCAGTGTGAGCCTGCCGGTGGATTCCCAGACGCGCTTCTTCCGCTTGGCGGCACCGCAAGAGCCCTGGTGA
- a CDS encoding AraC family transcriptional regulator: MLNLYDAVRRNASYSKLEIGEFLFAEYTCGSPEKLLPNWTEKDYFVHVVTGKKTWHTPDGVWQATPGETLFFKKGATIVEQHFEKDVCLLMVFIPDALMRSTVREVMEILSPATSNGAVIKTALRVANDVALEALFQSMRTYLGGTDKPPEPLVRLKLKELVMSVLTSGTNPELAAYFRRLGASEAPAIAEIMEANFRYNLSLEEYARLCHRSLSSFKREFQAQFQESPGRWLLQRRLDHAARLLRHSPVSVTGIALESGFEDVSHFSRVFKERFGVPPLSYRQEPSLAA, from the coding sequence GTGCTGAATCTATACGATGCCGTCCGCCGGAACGCGAGCTACAGCAAGCTTGAGATCGGGGAATTTCTCTTCGCGGAATACACGTGCGGCTCGCCCGAAAAGCTCCTGCCCAACTGGACCGAGAAGGATTACTTCGTCCATGTGGTCACGGGGAAGAAGACGTGGCACACGCCGGATGGCGTCTGGCAGGCCACGCCCGGCGAAACCTTGTTCTTCAAGAAGGGCGCCACCATCGTGGAACAGCACTTTGAGAAAGACGTCTGCCTGCTCATGGTCTTCATCCCCGACGCGCTGATGCGCAGCACGGTGCGCGAAGTCATGGAAATACTGAGCCCCGCCACCAGCAACGGTGCTGTCATCAAGACCGCGCTGCGCGTGGCAAACGATGTGGCGCTGGAGGCGCTCTTTCAATCCATGCGCACCTACCTGGGCGGAACGGACAAGCCGCCCGAGCCGCTGGTCCGCCTCAAGTTGAAAGAGCTCGTGATGAGCGTCCTCACCAGCGGGACGAACCCGGAACTGGCCGCCTACTTCCGGCGCCTCGGCGCCAGCGAGGCGCCCGCCATCGCGGAAATCATGGAGGCGAACTTCCGCTACAATCTTTCACTGGAGGAATACGCCCGCCTCTGTCACCGCAGCCTGTCCTCGTTCAAGCGCGAGTTTCAGGCGCAGTTCCAGGAGTCGCCCGGCCGGTGGCTGTTGCAACGCCGGCTGGATCATGCGGCCCGGCTGCTGCGTCACTCGCCCGTGAGCGTGACCGGGATTGCGTTGGAAAGCGGCTTTGAGGATGTCTCGCACTTCAGCCGGGTGTTCAAGGAACGCTTTGGCGTTCCGCCCTTGTCCTACCGGCAGGAGCCTTCGCTCGCCGCCTGA
- a CDS encoding class I SAM-dependent methyltransferase, with protein sequence MQTLTTAPKQTVHHFNPPAIPNLSAIKARQKATWESGDFGQIARSIENVAEEFMARQSLRPGMNTLDVACGTGNLALIAARQGCAVHGIDIAANLLAQARTRAAAEGLNLVLQEADAEALPFADNTFDLAVSMFGVMFTPQPPVATAELWRVTKPGGQIALANWTVEGFIGKMFTVFKAHLPPPPAGLPSPMEWGNELIVRERLHGSFTDVRLTRRVAMMRFPFPPAETVEFFRKHYGPTLRAFESLPPSGQSALQRELVDLQTRHNTAIIPGTTEVAAEYLEVVAMKF encoded by the coding sequence ATGCAAACACTGACGACAGCACCAAAACAAACCGTCCACCACTTCAACCCGCCGGCCATTCCCAACCTGTCCGCCATCAAAGCCCGGCAGAAGGCGACTTGGGAATCCGGCGACTTCGGACAGATTGCCCGCAGCATCGAAAACGTCGCCGAGGAATTCATGGCACGTCAATCCTTGCGGCCGGGGATGAACACGCTCGATGTAGCCTGTGGCACGGGAAACCTTGCGCTCATCGCCGCCCGGCAGGGGTGCGCCGTCCACGGCATTGACATCGCCGCCAACCTGCTGGCCCAGGCGCGCACCCGCGCTGCGGCGGAAGGATTGAACCTCGTGCTCCAGGAGGCAGACGCGGAGGCGTTGCCGTTCGCGGACAACACGTTTGACCTCGCCGTCAGCATGTTCGGTGTGATGTTCACGCCGCAACCCCCGGTCGCCACGGCCGAATTGTGGCGCGTGACGAAACCTGGCGGGCAGATCGCGCTCGCGAACTGGACGGTTGAAGGATTCATCGGGAAGATGTTCACCGTCTTCAAAGCGCATCTCCCTCCGCCGCCCGCCGGCCTGCCCTCGCCAATGGAATGGGGCAACGAATTGATCGTCCGCGAACGACTGCATGGCAGCTTCACCGACGTGCGGCTCACGCGCCGGGTCGCGATGATGCGCTTTCCGTTTCCACCCGCGGAGACCGTTGAGTTCTTCCGCAAGCATTACGGCCCGACGCTGCGCGCCTTCGAATCCCTGCCCCCGAGCGGGCAATCCGCGCTGCAACGGGAACTGGTGGACCTGCAAACCCGCCACAACACCGCGATTATTCCCGGCACGACGGAAGTTGCCGCCGAATATCTGGAAGTGGTCGCGATGAAGTTCTGA
- a CDS encoding GH92 family glycosyl hydrolase: MKKHFAALAAFGMLALAAQAEKPLVSYVNPFLGTAPLTNVTDIGFNPPWRVWAGLTFPGASVPNAMVQLSPITKFGSGAGYEYEDTVIQAFAHSNKGHWNLCHIPILPVTGEVNPNDFGSRFSHARESATPGYYQVFLERYGINAELTTTLHCGYHRYTFPAGAAEKLVVNLAVSNERVRRWGLQPDGDYAFQGFQHANEKVYFYARANHRIKRIKTLHGTRHDVSVVEFEAGTGPLEIKLGLSYARPDNARDNLEELDGKSFDQVRAGAAQEWEALLSKIQVKGGTERQKRLFYSCLYRSFLWPALRSDVNGEFLDAHDRVVRKDFAYYTVPSLWDDYRNKLVLFGLLSPKVTEDVIQSLVDRGEATGFIPTFFHGDHAAPFIAGSYLRGLRGFDVTNAYRLLLRNATVEGPSRPYLGEYLAKGYIATPDIANPNVETKARAAVTKTLEYAYDDYAVALLARALHDETNYTMLLRRSHNFTNLFDRSTGLMRGRRENGDWVEPFNPQYPYYEYMYREANAWQSSFFAPQDTPGLIRLFPSPGEFEHQLDRFFSIPWNPHYIAMNINSFIGQYCHGNQPDHGFPYLYYFVGKPEKSQAILNEIMDRFYGMEGGNTLCGMDDAGEMSSWYVFNAIGLYTYSPADPDYIVTVPLFDEVKLDLGGKMPLVIQKQGSGTKITGISFDVHPLDGYFIPHHELVNGGKLVIRTAPASP, translated from the coding sequence ATGAAAAAACACTTCGCGGCCCTGGCTGCGTTCGGGATGCTGGCGCTTGCGGCACAGGCCGAAAAACCGCTGGTGTCGTATGTGAATCCATTCCTCGGCACGGCGCCACTGACCAATGTGACCGACATCGGTTTCAATCCGCCCTGGCGGGTCTGGGCCGGGCTCACCTTTCCCGGCGCGTCCGTGCCCAATGCGATGGTGCAGCTCAGTCCCATCACCAAATTCGGCAGCGGCGCGGGCTACGAATACGAGGACACCGTCATCCAGGCGTTTGCGCATTCCAACAAGGGGCATTGGAACCTCTGCCACATTCCCATCCTGCCGGTGACCGGCGAAGTGAACCCCAACGACTTCGGGTCCCGCTTCAGTCATGCCCGCGAGTCGGCGACGCCGGGGTATTATCAAGTGTTCCTGGAGCGCTATGGCATCAACGCGGAACTGACCACCACGCTCCACTGTGGCTACCACCGTTACACGTTTCCCGCCGGCGCAGCGGAAAAACTGGTGGTGAATCTTGCTGTCTCGAACGAGCGCGTCCGACGCTGGGGCCTGCAGCCGGATGGCGACTACGCGTTCCAGGGTTTTCAGCACGCGAACGAGAAGGTTTATTTCTACGCCCGGGCCAATCACAGAATCAAACGGATCAAAACGCTTCACGGGACGCGCCACGATGTTTCGGTGGTCGAATTTGAGGCAGGAACGGGGCCGTTGGAAATCAAGCTCGGGCTCTCGTATGCCCGGCCGGACAACGCGCGCGACAATTTGGAGGAGTTGGATGGGAAAAGCTTCGATCAGGTGCGGGCCGGGGCGGCGCAGGAATGGGAGGCATTGCTTTCCAAGATCCAGGTCAAGGGCGGCACCGAGCGCCAGAAGCGGCTGTTTTACTCGTGCCTTTACCGGTCGTTTCTCTGGCCGGCCTTGCGGAGTGACGTGAACGGCGAGTTTCTGGACGCGCACGATCGCGTGGTGCGGAAGGATTTCGCCTATTACACCGTTCCCTCGTTGTGGGATGATTATCGCAACAAGCTCGTCCTGTTTGGCCTGCTGTCGCCCAAAGTCACGGAGGATGTCATTCAATCGTTGGTGGACCGCGGCGAGGCGACGGGATTCATTCCCACGTTCTTCCACGGGGACCATGCGGCGCCGTTCATCGCGGGATCGTATCTGCGCGGGCTGCGCGGTTTTGATGTCACCAATGCCTACCGGCTGTTGCTTCGCAACGCCACGGTGGAAGGGCCGTCGCGCCCTTACCTCGGGGAATATCTTGCCAAGGGTTACATTGCCACGCCGGACATTGCGAACCCGAACGTGGAAACCAAGGCCCGGGCGGCCGTCACCAAAACCCTCGAATACGCCTACGACGATTACGCGGTGGCTCTGCTCGCCAGGGCGCTCCATGACGAGACGAACTACACCATGCTTCTCAGGCGGTCGCACAATTTCACCAACCTCTTCGATCGCTCGACCGGCTTGATGCGCGGACGCCGTGAAAACGGCGACTGGGTGGAGCCGTTCAATCCGCAGTATCCCTATTACGAATACATGTATCGCGAGGCGAACGCCTGGCAATCCTCGTTCTTCGCGCCACAGGACACGCCGGGCCTGATCCGGCTGTTTCCCAGCCCGGGGGAGTTTGAGCATCAACTCGACCGGTTCTTTTCCATTCCGTGGAATCCGCATTACATCGCGATGAACATCAACAGCTTCATCGGCCAGTATTGCCACGGCAACCAACCGGATCACGGCTTTCCCTACCTCTACTACTTTGTCGGCAAACCGGAGAAGTCGCAGGCGATTCTGAACGAGATCATGGATCGCTTTTACGGCATGGAAGGTGGCAATACCTTGTGCGGCATGGATGACGCCGGGGAGATGTCATCCTGGTATGTCTTCAACGCCATTGGCCTCTACACCTACTCGCCCGCGGATCCGGATTACATCGTCACCGTGCCCCTCTTCGACGAGGTGAAACTGGATCTGGGAGGCAAGATGCCGCTGGTCATTCAAAAGCAGGGCTCCGGGACGAAAATCACCGGCATCAGTTTTGACGTCCACCCACTGGACGGTTACTTCATCCCGCACCACGAACTGGTCAACGGGGGAAAGCTGGTCATCCGCACGGCCCCGGCCTCGCCCTGA